GAACACCAGCCGGCTGTCGTCTCGACGCGGATACTGAAACCAGGGGTGAAAGCCTTCCGGGGCGCTATCCAGGCCCTCCTTGGCGGCAAAATCGAGCGTTTCGTCAGCGTCGATGAAGCGCATGCGGCAGAACACGTTGACCAGCGCGCGCAGCCGGTCCATGCCCTCGAGCGACTCGACGAAGCGCGCCGGCTCGTTGCCGTAAAGCGTTTGTAGAAACTGCCCGGCGTTTTCGCTTTTGAGCATCGCTTGCACCTCGGCGCTATAGCCAAGTGCGGCGTGCGCGCTCCAGCTCGGCAGCACGCCGGCATGAGTCATCAGCGTGTGGTGCTCGAACACCGCCAGCGGCTGAGCCTGCAGCCAGTCGAGCAGCGCCTCGCGCTCCGGGGCGTTCAGAATCGCCCCCAGGGTGTCGTTCTTTTTCAGCCGGCCGCCGCCGCGAGCCGCCACCAGCAGGTGAAAATCGTGGTTGCCCAGCACGCAGCGCGCCGCGCTCCCCAGCGCCCTGACCTCGCGAAGGCACTCGAGCGAGCCTGGGCCGCGGTTGATCAAATCGCCCACCAGCCACAGGGTGTCGCGGGTCGGGTCGAAAGCGAGTTTGTCCAGAAGTGCTACGAACTCCGCGTGGCAGCCGTGCAGATCGCCGATGGCATACGTACTCATAAAACGTCGATACTCATAAAAAAACCGTTACTCATAAAAGGCGGCGACACCGTGAAAAGCGCGGGCGTGATGGAGCCGGCGCGAAACGTTGAAAGAAATGCCCGCCGAAAGCGTTCGTCCGGCTACTATAGGCAAATACCACGACCTCGTGCTGGCTTCAGGGTGACAACGACCATGCCAAAACTCCACACGCTACCGATCGATTGCGAGGCGAAGGCCTGCGCGCAGCTCACGCTTACAAGCCCCTCGCGCAGGGCGCTTTTGAAAAGCCTGTCGCTCGGCGCCGGCGGCGCGCTGCTGGCCGGCGTGCCCCCTACTCTGGTCCAGGCAGCGTCGACAGCGCCGTCGCTATTGAAAAACGGCTGGCTGTTGCGCCGCGCCGACATCGACGGTGCGAGCCGCTAATGTATCAGCCCTTTAGCGCGCTAAGCGAGCG
The window above is part of the Halomonas sp. GD1P12 genome. Proteins encoded here:
- a CDS encoding symmetrical bis(5'-nucleosyl)-tetraphosphatase, with protein sequence MSTYAIGDLHGCHAEFVALLDKLAFDPTRDTLWLVGDLINRGPGSLECLREVRALGSAARCVLGNHDFHLLVAARGGGRLKKNDTLGAILNAPEREALLDWLQAQPLAVFEHHTLMTHAGVLPSWSAHAALGYSAEVQAMLKSENAGQFLQTLYGNEPARFVESLEGMDRLRALVNVFCRMRFIDADETLDFAAKEGLDSAPEGFHPWFQYPRRDDSRLVFGHWAALEGKTPGAQIDVHALDTGCVWGGALTAMNLETLERASVPSQKKGR